The following coding sequences lie in one Chelonia mydas isolate rCheMyd1 chromosome 6, rCheMyd1.pri.v2, whole genome shotgun sequence genomic window:
- the TMEM86A gene encoding lysoplasmalogenase-like protein TMEM86A isoform X1, translating into MLGLEDRWVPWPVKSEGPKLVPFFKATCVYFVLWLPTSSPSWFSALIKCLPIFCLWVFLLAHGINFLVAHRSANRILAGLIFSAVGDAFLIWQEQGYFVHGLLMFAITHILYSSAFGMKPLDLKAGFVMTLVSSFCYTFLYYYLSGPFTYLVAVYIALIGFMGWRAIAGVQLCNDLWTWTKLSACIGAVLFMVSDLTIAVNKFCFPVPYSRAIIMATYYAAQMLIALSAVESRDEEDFKKRN; encoded by the exons GTGAAGAGTGAAGGCCCCAAGCTGGTGCCATTTTTTAAAGCCACTTGTGTCTATTTCGTCCTCTGGCTGCCAACTTCCAGCCCTTCCTGGTTCAGTGCCCTCATCAAGTGTCTGCCCATCTTCTGCTTATGGGTTTTTCTGCTGGCACATGGAATCAATTTCTTAGTCGCACATCGAAGCGCCAATAGGATCCTAGCAGGGTTAATATTCTCCGCAGTGGGGGATGCCTTCCTCATCTGGCAGGAGCAAGGCTACTTTGTTCATG GTCTGCTGATGTTTGCCATCACACACATCCTGTACTCCTCAGCATTTGGGATGAAGCCTTTGGACCTGAAAGCTGGCTTTGTGATGACCCTTGTCTCCAGCTTCTGCTATACCTTCCTGTACTACTACCTCTCAGGCCCATTCACCTACCTGGTTGCTGTCTACATCGCTTTGATCGGCTTCATGGGGTGGCGCGCCATTGCTGGGGTGCAGCTGTGCAATGACCTCTGGACTTGGACCAAGCTTTCAGCCTGCATCGGAGCAGTGCTTTTCATGGTGTCAGATCTGACCATTGCAGTTAACAAGTTCTGCTTCCCGGTGCCCTACTCACGTGCCATCATCATGGCCACTTACTATGCAGCCCAGATGCTCATTGCACTCTCAGCTGTGGAGAGCAGGGATGAAGAGGACTTCAAAAAGAGGAATTAG
- the TMEM86A gene encoding lysoplasmalogenase-like protein TMEM86A isoform X2, translated as MVSPVTVVKSEGPKLVPFFKATCVYFVLWLPTSSPSWFSALIKCLPIFCLWVFLLAHGINFLVAHRSANRILAGLIFSAVGDAFLIWQEQGYFVHGLLMFAITHILYSSAFGMKPLDLKAGFVMTLVSSFCYTFLYYYLSGPFTYLVAVYIALIGFMGWRAIAGVQLCNDLWTWTKLSACIGAVLFMVSDLTIAVNKFCFPVPYSRAIIMATYYAAQMLIALSAVESRDEEDFKKRN; from the exons GTGAAGAGTGAAGGCCCCAAGCTGGTGCCATTTTTTAAAGCCACTTGTGTCTATTTCGTCCTCTGGCTGCCAACTTCCAGCCCTTCCTGGTTCAGTGCCCTCATCAAGTGTCTGCCCATCTTCTGCTTATGGGTTTTTCTGCTGGCACATGGAATCAATTTCTTAGTCGCACATCGAAGCGCCAATAGGATCCTAGCAGGGTTAATATTCTCCGCAGTGGGGGATGCCTTCCTCATCTGGCAGGAGCAAGGCTACTTTGTTCATG GTCTGCTGATGTTTGCCATCACACACATCCTGTACTCCTCAGCATTTGGGATGAAGCCTTTGGACCTGAAAGCTGGCTTTGTGATGACCCTTGTCTCCAGCTTCTGCTATACCTTCCTGTACTACTACCTCTCAGGCCCATTCACCTACCTGGTTGCTGTCTACATCGCTTTGATCGGCTTCATGGGGTGGCGCGCCATTGCTGGGGTGCAGCTGTGCAATGACCTCTGGACTTGGACCAAGCTTTCAGCCTGCATCGGAGCAGTGCTTTTCATGGTGTCAGATCTGACCATTGCAGTTAACAAGTTCTGCTTCCCGGTGCCCTACTCACGTGCCATCATCATGGCCACTTACTATGCAGCCCAGATGCTCATTGCACTCTCAGCTGTGGAGAGCAGGGATGAAGAGGACTTCAAAAAGAGGAATTAG